In Oceanispirochaeta sp. M1, a genomic segment contains:
- a CDS encoding helix-turn-helix domain-containing protein: protein MRGFTQTQLAEKIGITQKLATDYERCRLHLNDEMIKQFSVALEVSLDD, encoded by the coding sequence ATGAGGGGTTTCACCCAGACTCAACTGGCTGAAAAGATCGGGATCACTCAAAAGCTTGCCACCGATTATGAACGATGTCGATTACATCTCAATGATGAGATGATCAAACAATTCTCTGTAGCTCTTGAGGTTTCATTAGATGACTGA
- a CDS encoding DUF1778 domain-containing protein, translated as MVRKVIKQSRIDIRVSNDVKDIIEKAACITGTSTTAYIINKTLTSAKEDIQEMETIHLGNSDRDMFYQIIKNPPAPNIALKKLMNTRYEINE; from the coding sequence ATGGTACGTAAAGTCATTAAACAAAGCAGGATTGATATTCGTGTCTCTAATGATGTAAAAGACATCATTGAGAAAGCCGCTTGTATTACTGGCACGTCAACAACTGCTTATATTATCAACAAAACACTCACTTCTGCTAAAGAAGATATACAGGAAATGGAAACTATTCACCTGGGAAACTCTGATAGGGATATGTTTTATCAAATAATAAAAAATCCTCCCGCTCCTAATATTGCATTAAAAAAATTGATGAATACACGTTACGAAATCAATGAGTAA